The following proteins come from a genomic window of Malus domestica chromosome 02, GDT2T_hap1:
- the LOC103406703 gene encoding sugar transport protein 7-like isoform X1, which translates to MAGGSFAPTGVAKERAQQYQGRLTPYVIVACIVAAVGGSLFGYDIGISGGVTSMDGFLKKFFKTVYKNKTHARENNYCKYDNQGLAAFTSSLYLAGLVASFVASPVTRNYGRRGSIICGGVSFLVGATLNASAENLAMLLLGRIMLGVGIGFGNQAIPLYLSEIAPTHLRGALNMMFQLATTLGIFTANMINYGTQKLEPWGWRLSLGLALVPAAVMTVGGIFLPETPNSLIERGCKEEGRKVLERIRGTKNVSAEFQDMMDASEFANAIKHPFRNILERRNRPQLVMAIFMPTFQILTGINSILFYAPVLFQSMGFGGNAALYSSALTGAVLVTSTLISIAAVDKLGRRVLLITGGIQMIVCQVVVALVLGFKFGDNQELSKGFSVLVVAVICLFVIAFGYSWGPLGWTVPSEIFPLETRSAGQSITVSVNLLFTFIIAQSFLSLLCALKFGIFLFFAGWITIMSVFVYLFLPETKGIPIEEMILMWRRHWFWKRIMPEEYPEADDSVNVRPNNSTI; encoded by the exons ATGGCGGGAGGGTCGTTCGCGCCGACCGGCGTGGCCAAGGAGAGGGCACAGCAGTACCAAGGGAGGCTCACCCCTTATGTCATCGTTGCCTGCATTGTTGCCGCCGTAGGCGGCTCTCTTTTCGGTTATGATATCGGAATTTCAG GCGGGGTTACGTCGATGGACGGATTTCTTAAGAAATTCTTCAAGACAGTGTACAAAAACAAGACGCATGCCCGGGAAAACAACTACTGCAAGTATGATAACCAGGGTCTTGCAGCGTTTACCTCTTCGCTGTACCTCGCCGGTTTAGTTGCATCTTTTGTGGCTTCTCCGGTCACAAGAAATTATGGACGCCGAGGAAGTATAATCTGTGGCGGAGTCAGTTTCCTCGTTGGAGCAACTCTAAACGCTTCAGCTGAGAATTTGGCCATGCTTCTCTTAGGTCGGATCATGCTTGGCGTTGGTATCGGATTTGGAAATCAG GCCATTCCGCTATATCTTTCAGAAATAGCGCCAACGCATCTTCGAGGAGCCTTAAACATGATGTTTCAGTTAGCAACCACGCTTGGGATCTTCACAGCCAACATGATAAACTACGGGACTCAAAAACTCGAGCCATGGGGGTGGAGGCTCTCGCTAGGGCTGGCTCTAGTACCAGCTGCGGTAATGACAGTCGGAGGAATATTTCTACCCGAGACACCAAATAGCTTGATCGAACGAGGAtgtaaagaagaaggaagaaaagttTTGGAGAGAATTAGAGGAACCAAAAATGTCAGCGCAGAGTTTCAGGACATGATGGATGCAAGCGAGTTTGCCAATGCAATAAAGCACCCGTTCAGAAACATCCTCGAGCGAAGGAACAGGCCTCAGCTCGTTATGGCAATCTTCATGCCGACGTTCCAGATCCTCACGGGGATAAATTCGATTCTGTTCTACGCTCCCGTGTTGTTTCAAAGTATGGGGTTCGGAGGAAATGCTGCTCTGTACTCCTCTGCTTTGACCGGAGCAGTTCTTGTCACGTCTACGCTGATATCCATCGCAGCAGTTGACAAACTGGGACGAAGAGTTCTGCTCATTACTGGTGGAATACAAATGATTGTATGCCAG GTCGTAGTCGCGCTAGTCTTGGGGTTCAAGTTCGGGGACAATCAAGAACTGTCGAAAGGATTCTCAGTACTGGTGGTGGCCGTGATTTGCCTCTTCGTGATAGCTTTCGGGTATTCATGGGGTCCTCTCGGGTGGACAGTGCCGAGCGAGATCTTCCCTCTAGAAACCCGATCAGCTGGACAGAGCATTACAGTGTCTGTGAACCTTCTGTTCACTTTCATCATCGCCCAGTCGTTTCTCTCCCTCCTGTGCGCGCTCAAATTCgggatcttcctcttcttcgcGGGATGGATTACTATCATGAGCGTGTTTGTTTACCTGTTTCTTCCCGAAACCAAGGGGATTCCGATCGAAGAGATGATACTGATGTGGAGAAGGCACTGGTTCTGGAAGAGGATAATGCCGGAAGAATATCCTGAAGCTGACGACTCCGTTAATGTCAGGCCAAACAATTCAACAATTTGA
- the LOC103406703 gene encoding sugar transport protein 7-like isoform X2: protein MMTCGVTSMDGFLKKFFKTVYKNKTHARENNYCKYDNQGLAAFTSSLYLAGLVASFVASPVTRNYGRRGSIICGGVSFLVGATLNASAENLAMLLLGRIMLGVGIGFGNQAIPLYLSEIAPTHLRGALNMMFQLATTLGIFTANMINYGTQKLEPWGWRLSLGLALVPAAVMTVGGIFLPETPNSLIERGCKEEGRKVLERIRGTKNVSAEFQDMMDASEFANAIKHPFRNILERRNRPQLVMAIFMPTFQILTGINSILFYAPVLFQSMGFGGNAALYSSALTGAVLVTSTLISIAAVDKLGRRVLLITGGIQMIVCQVVVALVLGFKFGDNQELSKGFSVLVVAVICLFVIAFGYSWGPLGWTVPSEIFPLETRSAGQSITVSVNLLFTFIIAQSFLSLLCALKFGIFLFFAGWITIMSVFVYLFLPETKGIPIEEMILMWRRHWFWKRIMPEEYPEADDSVNVRPNNSTI from the exons ATGATGACAT GCGGGGTTACGTCGATGGACGGATTTCTTAAGAAATTCTTCAAGACAGTGTACAAAAACAAGACGCATGCCCGGGAAAACAACTACTGCAAGTATGATAACCAGGGTCTTGCAGCGTTTACCTCTTCGCTGTACCTCGCCGGTTTAGTTGCATCTTTTGTGGCTTCTCCGGTCACAAGAAATTATGGACGCCGAGGAAGTATAATCTGTGGCGGAGTCAGTTTCCTCGTTGGAGCAACTCTAAACGCTTCAGCTGAGAATTTGGCCATGCTTCTCTTAGGTCGGATCATGCTTGGCGTTGGTATCGGATTTGGAAATCAG GCCATTCCGCTATATCTTTCAGAAATAGCGCCAACGCATCTTCGAGGAGCCTTAAACATGATGTTTCAGTTAGCAACCACGCTTGGGATCTTCACAGCCAACATGATAAACTACGGGACTCAAAAACTCGAGCCATGGGGGTGGAGGCTCTCGCTAGGGCTGGCTCTAGTACCAGCTGCGGTAATGACAGTCGGAGGAATATTTCTACCCGAGACACCAAATAGCTTGATCGAACGAGGAtgtaaagaagaaggaagaaaagttTTGGAGAGAATTAGAGGAACCAAAAATGTCAGCGCAGAGTTTCAGGACATGATGGATGCAAGCGAGTTTGCCAATGCAATAAAGCACCCGTTCAGAAACATCCTCGAGCGAAGGAACAGGCCTCAGCTCGTTATGGCAATCTTCATGCCGACGTTCCAGATCCTCACGGGGATAAATTCGATTCTGTTCTACGCTCCCGTGTTGTTTCAAAGTATGGGGTTCGGAGGAAATGCTGCTCTGTACTCCTCTGCTTTGACCGGAGCAGTTCTTGTCACGTCTACGCTGATATCCATCGCAGCAGTTGACAAACTGGGACGAAGAGTTCTGCTCATTACTGGTGGAATACAAATGATTGTATGCCAG GTCGTAGTCGCGCTAGTCTTGGGGTTCAAGTTCGGGGACAATCAAGAACTGTCGAAAGGATTCTCAGTACTGGTGGTGGCCGTGATTTGCCTCTTCGTGATAGCTTTCGGGTATTCATGGGGTCCTCTCGGGTGGACAGTGCCGAGCGAGATCTTCCCTCTAGAAACCCGATCAGCTGGACAGAGCATTACAGTGTCTGTGAACCTTCTGTTCACTTTCATCATCGCCCAGTCGTTTCTCTCCCTCCTGTGCGCGCTCAAATTCgggatcttcctcttcttcgcGGGATGGATTACTATCATGAGCGTGTTTGTTTACCTGTTTCTTCCCGAAACCAAGGGGATTCCGATCGAAGAGATGATACTGATGTGGAGAAGGCACTGGTTCTGGAAGAGGATAATGCCGGAAGAATATCCTGAAGCTGACGACTCCGTTAATGTCAGGCCAAACAATTCAACAATTTGA
- the LOC103451211 gene encoding adenylate kinase 5, chloroplastic isoform X2 — MLLHSLSPLHSSNVYSPSLFPFPPSPSLSSSSSSSLSLETSSNRICSLRLYSNAHLRITYKSNGLKLNCSLKEPLKVMISGAPASGKGTQCELIVNKFGLVHISTGDLLRAEVSSGTEIGNKAKEFMNAGRLVPDEVVTAMVTARLSRDDTKEKGWLLDGYPRSFEQAQSLQKLKIIPDVYIVLDVPDETLIDRCVGRRLDPVTGKIYHIKSFPPETEEIKARLITRPDDTEEKVKSRLEIYKKNADSISATYSNIMKKIDGNHSKDVVFEVIGSILSQVQKDKEMKIKLGKSWSGSNPSSVEDNWRGIPTKLNNVPHSREIRKYFYEDVLQATKRAINDGRTRLKVEINIPELNPEMDVYRIGTLTELVRTIALSFADDGKHVKVCVQGSMGEGALAGMPLQLAGTRKILEFMDWGEYEAMGTFINIGSIGGKEVEEQDDLFILVAPQNAVGNCIIDDLRAMTDAAGNRPVILINPRLKDLPASSGIMQTMGRDKRLEYASSFENCYFFRLLYYAGTQYPIMGALRFSYPYRYELYKRVEDPYGKEKYVILSTFPEKPSIDEVNDAFEGKPRGFLSGIF; from the exons atgttgctccactctctctctcctcttcactCCTCCAATGTctactctccctctctcttccccttccctccctctccctctctttcctcttcttcttcttcctctctctccctcgaaACGTCTTCGAACCGTATCTGCTCTCTGCGTCTCTACAGCAATGCCCATTTGAGGATCACCTACAAATCCAAC GGACTGAAGCTCAACTGTTCTCTGAAAGAGCCTCTGAAGGTGATGATATCCGGTGCACCGGCGTCCGGCAAAGGCACTCAATGTGAATTGATTGTCAACAAG TTTGGATTGGTACACATATCAACGGGGGACCTTCTCAGAGCTGAAGTGTCATCCGGGACGGAAATTGGAAACAAGGCCAAAGAGTTCATGAATGCCGGTCGTCTGGTCCCCGATGAAGTCGTGACAGCG ATGGTGACAGCACGGTTATCACGCGATGATACAAAGGAAAAAGGGTGGCTTCTTGATGGATATCCGCGGAGTTTTGAACAAGCGCAAAGTCTGCAAAAATTGAAGATTATACCAGATGTGTACATTGTGTTAGAT GTTCCTGATGAAACTCTAATCGACAGATGTGTTGGAAGAAGGCTAGACCCAGTTACAGGGAAGATCTACCATATAAAAAGTTTCCCTCCGGAGACTGAGGAGATTAAAGCAAGACTTATTACTCGTCCTGATGACACCGAGGAAAAA GTGAAGTCGCGTCTTGAAATATACAAGAAAAATGCAGATTCAATCTCAGCCACATACTCGAATATCATGAAAAAG ATCGATGGAAACCATTCGAAGGATGTTGTTTTCGAAGTAATAGGCTCTATACTATCGCAAGTGCAGAAAGATAAAGAAATGAAGATCAAATTAG GAAAAAGTTGGAGTGGCTCAAATCCGTCTTCAGTTGAG GATAACTGGAGGGGAATTCCTACTAAATTGAATAACGTTCCACATTCTCGAGAAATCAGGAAATATTTCTATGAGGATGTGCTGCAGGCCACCAAAAGAGCAATAAACGATGGAAGAACTCGACTAAAG GTAGAGATCAATATTCCGGAGCTGAACCCAGAAATG GATGTTTATCgaataggaaccttaacggaaCTTGTTCGAACTATTGCTCTTTCATTTGCAGATGATGGGAAACATGTCAAG GTTTGTGTTCAAGGCTCGATGGGGGAAGGTGCTCTTGCTGGAATGCCATTACAGCTTGCTGGTACTCGAAAAATATTGGAGTTCATGGACTGGGGTGAATACGAAGCTATGGGGACGTTCATCAACATTGGTTCTATAG GTGGCAAAGAGGTAGAAGAGCAAGATGACCTGTTTATCTTAGTAGCTCCTCAGAATGCTGTTGGGAATTGTATTATTGAT GATCTAAGAGCCATGACTGATGCTGCAGGGAACCGACCAGTAATTCTTATCAATCCTAGGCTCAAG GATTTACCCGCTTCGAGTGGAATCATGCAA ACCATGGGACGCGACAAGAGATTGGAGTATGCTTCATCATTCGAAAATTGCTATTTCTTTCGGCTTCTCTATTATGCAGGAACCCAGTATCCAATTATGGGTGCTCTCCG GTTTTCTTACCCGTATCGCTACGAACTGTACAAGAGGGTGGAAGATCCTTACGGGAAAGAGAAGTACGTAATATTGTCTACATTCCCCGAAAAGCCAAGTATTGATGAAGTGAACGATGCATTTGAAGGAAAGCCTAG GGGATTCTTGAGTGGTATATTTTGA
- the LOC103451211 gene encoding adenylate kinase 5, chloroplastic isoform X1, with amino-acid sequence MLLHSLSPLHSSNVYSPSLFPFPPSPSLSSSSSSSLSLETSSNRICSLRLYSNAHLRITYKSNGLKLNCSLKEPLKVMISGAPASGKGTQCELIVNKFGLVHISTGDLLRAEVSSGTEIGNKAKEFMNAGRLVPDEVVTAMVTARLSRDDTKEKGWLLDGYPRSFEQAQSLQKLKIIPDVYIVLDVPDETLIDRCVGRRLDPVTGKIYHIKSFPPETEEIKARLITRPDDTEEKVKSRLEIYKKNADSISATYSNIMKKIDGNHSKDVVFEVIGSILSQVQKDKEMKIKLGKSWSGSNPSSVEDNWRGIPTKLNNVPHSREIRKYFYEDVLQATKRAINDGRTRLKVEINIPELNPEMDVYRIGTLTELVRTIALSFADDGKHVKVCVQGSMGEGALAGMPLQLAGTRKILEFMDWGEYEAMGTFINIGSIGGKEVEEQDDLFILVAPQNAVGNCIIDDLRAMTDAAGNRPVILINPRLKDLPASSGIMQTMGRDKRLEYASSFENCYFFRLLYYAGTQYPIMGALRFSYPYRYELYKRVEDPYGKEKYVILSTFPEKPSIDEVNDAFEGKPRNESKKAVGFWGFLSGIF; translated from the exons atgttgctccactctctctctcctcttcactCCTCCAATGTctactctccctctctcttccccttccctccctctccctctctttcctcttcttcttcttcctctctctccctcgaaACGTCTTCGAACCGTATCTGCTCTCTGCGTCTCTACAGCAATGCCCATTTGAGGATCACCTACAAATCCAAC GGACTGAAGCTCAACTGTTCTCTGAAAGAGCCTCTGAAGGTGATGATATCCGGTGCACCGGCGTCCGGCAAAGGCACTCAATGTGAATTGATTGTCAACAAG TTTGGATTGGTACACATATCAACGGGGGACCTTCTCAGAGCTGAAGTGTCATCCGGGACGGAAATTGGAAACAAGGCCAAAGAGTTCATGAATGCCGGTCGTCTGGTCCCCGATGAAGTCGTGACAGCG ATGGTGACAGCACGGTTATCACGCGATGATACAAAGGAAAAAGGGTGGCTTCTTGATGGATATCCGCGGAGTTTTGAACAAGCGCAAAGTCTGCAAAAATTGAAGATTATACCAGATGTGTACATTGTGTTAGAT GTTCCTGATGAAACTCTAATCGACAGATGTGTTGGAAGAAGGCTAGACCCAGTTACAGGGAAGATCTACCATATAAAAAGTTTCCCTCCGGAGACTGAGGAGATTAAAGCAAGACTTATTACTCGTCCTGATGACACCGAGGAAAAA GTGAAGTCGCGTCTTGAAATATACAAGAAAAATGCAGATTCAATCTCAGCCACATACTCGAATATCATGAAAAAG ATCGATGGAAACCATTCGAAGGATGTTGTTTTCGAAGTAATAGGCTCTATACTATCGCAAGTGCAGAAAGATAAAGAAATGAAGATCAAATTAG GAAAAAGTTGGAGTGGCTCAAATCCGTCTTCAGTTGAG GATAACTGGAGGGGAATTCCTACTAAATTGAATAACGTTCCACATTCTCGAGAAATCAGGAAATATTTCTATGAGGATGTGCTGCAGGCCACCAAAAGAGCAATAAACGATGGAAGAACTCGACTAAAG GTAGAGATCAATATTCCGGAGCTGAACCCAGAAATG GATGTTTATCgaataggaaccttaacggaaCTTGTTCGAACTATTGCTCTTTCATTTGCAGATGATGGGAAACATGTCAAG GTTTGTGTTCAAGGCTCGATGGGGGAAGGTGCTCTTGCTGGAATGCCATTACAGCTTGCTGGTACTCGAAAAATATTGGAGTTCATGGACTGGGGTGAATACGAAGCTATGGGGACGTTCATCAACATTGGTTCTATAG GTGGCAAAGAGGTAGAAGAGCAAGATGACCTGTTTATCTTAGTAGCTCCTCAGAATGCTGTTGGGAATTGTATTATTGAT GATCTAAGAGCCATGACTGATGCTGCAGGGAACCGACCAGTAATTCTTATCAATCCTAGGCTCAAG GATTTACCCGCTTCGAGTGGAATCATGCAA ACCATGGGACGCGACAAGAGATTGGAGTATGCTTCATCATTCGAAAATTGCTATTTCTTTCGGCTTCTCTATTATGCAGGAACCCAGTATCCAATTATGGGTGCTCTCCG GTTTTCTTACCCGTATCGCTACGAACTGTACAAGAGGGTGGAAGATCCTTACGGGAAAGAGAAGTACGTAATATTGTCTACATTCCCCGAAAAGCCAAGTATTGATGAAGTGAACGATGCATTTGAAGGAAAGCCTAG AAATGAAAGCAAGAAAGCCGTAGGATTTTG GGGATTCTTGAGTGGTATATTTTGA
- the LOC103451211 gene encoding adenylate kinase 5, chloroplastic isoform X3, whose translation MNAGRLVPDEVVTAMVTARLSRDDTKEKGWLLDGYPRSFEQAQSLQKLKIIPDVYIVLDVPDETLIDRCVGRRLDPVTGKIYHIKSFPPETEEIKARLITRPDDTEEKVKSRLEIYKKNADSISATYSNIMKKIDGNHSKDVVFEVIGSILSQVQKDKEMKIKLGKSWSGSNPSSVEDNWRGIPTKLNNVPHSREIRKYFYEDVLQATKRAINDGRTRLKVEINIPELNPEMDVYRIGTLTELVRTIALSFADDGKHVKVCVQGSMGEGALAGMPLQLAGTRKILEFMDWGEYEAMGTFINIGSIGGKEVEEQDDLFILVAPQNAVGNCIIDDLRAMTDAAGNRPVILINPRLKDLPASSGIMQTMGRDKRLEYASSFENCYFFRLLYYAGTQYPIMGALRFSYPYRYELYKRVEDPYGKEKYVILSTFPEKPSIDEVNDAFEGKPRNESKKAVGFWGFLSGIF comes from the exons ATGAATGCCGGTCGTCTGGTCCCCGATGAAGTCGTGACAGCG ATGGTGACAGCACGGTTATCACGCGATGATACAAAGGAAAAAGGGTGGCTTCTTGATGGATATCCGCGGAGTTTTGAACAAGCGCAAAGTCTGCAAAAATTGAAGATTATACCAGATGTGTACATTGTGTTAGAT GTTCCTGATGAAACTCTAATCGACAGATGTGTTGGAAGAAGGCTAGACCCAGTTACAGGGAAGATCTACCATATAAAAAGTTTCCCTCCGGAGACTGAGGAGATTAAAGCAAGACTTATTACTCGTCCTGATGACACCGAGGAAAAA GTGAAGTCGCGTCTTGAAATATACAAGAAAAATGCAGATTCAATCTCAGCCACATACTCGAATATCATGAAAAAG ATCGATGGAAACCATTCGAAGGATGTTGTTTTCGAAGTAATAGGCTCTATACTATCGCAAGTGCAGAAAGATAAAGAAATGAAGATCAAATTAG GAAAAAGTTGGAGTGGCTCAAATCCGTCTTCAGTTGAG GATAACTGGAGGGGAATTCCTACTAAATTGAATAACGTTCCACATTCTCGAGAAATCAGGAAATATTTCTATGAGGATGTGCTGCAGGCCACCAAAAGAGCAATAAACGATGGAAGAACTCGACTAAAG GTAGAGATCAATATTCCGGAGCTGAACCCAGAAATG GATGTTTATCgaataggaaccttaacggaaCTTGTTCGAACTATTGCTCTTTCATTTGCAGATGATGGGAAACATGTCAAG GTTTGTGTTCAAGGCTCGATGGGGGAAGGTGCTCTTGCTGGAATGCCATTACAGCTTGCTGGTACTCGAAAAATATTGGAGTTCATGGACTGGGGTGAATACGAAGCTATGGGGACGTTCATCAACATTGGTTCTATAG GTGGCAAAGAGGTAGAAGAGCAAGATGACCTGTTTATCTTAGTAGCTCCTCAGAATGCTGTTGGGAATTGTATTATTGAT GATCTAAGAGCCATGACTGATGCTGCAGGGAACCGACCAGTAATTCTTATCAATCCTAGGCTCAAG GATTTACCCGCTTCGAGTGGAATCATGCAA ACCATGGGACGCGACAAGAGATTGGAGTATGCTTCATCATTCGAAAATTGCTATTTCTTTCGGCTTCTCTATTATGCAGGAACCCAGTATCCAATTATGGGTGCTCTCCG GTTTTCTTACCCGTATCGCTACGAACTGTACAAGAGGGTGGAAGATCCTTACGGGAAAGAGAAGTACGTAATATTGTCTACATTCCCCGAAAAGCCAAGTATTGATGAAGTGAACGATGCATTTGAAGGAAAGCCTAG AAATGAAAGCAAGAAAGCCGTAGGATTTTG GGGATTCTTGAGTGGTATATTTTGA
- the LOC103451211 gene encoding adenylate kinase 5, chloroplastic isoform X4, producing MYVPDETLIDRCVGRRLDPVTGKIYHIKSFPPETEEIKARLITRPDDTEEKVKSRLEIYKKNADSISATYSNIMKKIDGNHSKDVVFEVIGSILSQVQKDKEMKIKLGKSWSGSNPSSVEDNWRGIPTKLNNVPHSREIRKYFYEDVLQATKRAINDGRTRLKVEINIPELNPEMDVYRIGTLTELVRTIALSFADDGKHVKVCVQGSMGEGALAGMPLQLAGTRKILEFMDWGEYEAMGTFINIGSIGGKEVEEQDDLFILVAPQNAVGNCIIDDLRAMTDAAGNRPVILINPRLKDLPASSGIMQTMGRDKRLEYASSFENCYFFRLLYYAGTQYPIMGALRFSYPYRYELYKRVEDPYGKEKYVILSTFPEKPSIDEVNDAFEGKPRNESKKAVGFWGFLSGIF from the exons ATGTAT GTTCCTGATGAAACTCTAATCGACAGATGTGTTGGAAGAAGGCTAGACCCAGTTACAGGGAAGATCTACCATATAAAAAGTTTCCCTCCGGAGACTGAGGAGATTAAAGCAAGACTTATTACTCGTCCTGATGACACCGAGGAAAAA GTGAAGTCGCGTCTTGAAATATACAAGAAAAATGCAGATTCAATCTCAGCCACATACTCGAATATCATGAAAAAG ATCGATGGAAACCATTCGAAGGATGTTGTTTTCGAAGTAATAGGCTCTATACTATCGCAAGTGCAGAAAGATAAAGAAATGAAGATCAAATTAG GAAAAAGTTGGAGTGGCTCAAATCCGTCTTCAGTTGAG GATAACTGGAGGGGAATTCCTACTAAATTGAATAACGTTCCACATTCTCGAGAAATCAGGAAATATTTCTATGAGGATGTGCTGCAGGCCACCAAAAGAGCAATAAACGATGGAAGAACTCGACTAAAG GTAGAGATCAATATTCCGGAGCTGAACCCAGAAATG GATGTTTATCgaataggaaccttaacggaaCTTGTTCGAACTATTGCTCTTTCATTTGCAGATGATGGGAAACATGTCAAG GTTTGTGTTCAAGGCTCGATGGGGGAAGGTGCTCTTGCTGGAATGCCATTACAGCTTGCTGGTACTCGAAAAATATTGGAGTTCATGGACTGGGGTGAATACGAAGCTATGGGGACGTTCATCAACATTGGTTCTATAG GTGGCAAAGAGGTAGAAGAGCAAGATGACCTGTTTATCTTAGTAGCTCCTCAGAATGCTGTTGGGAATTGTATTATTGAT GATCTAAGAGCCATGACTGATGCTGCAGGGAACCGACCAGTAATTCTTATCAATCCTAGGCTCAAG GATTTACCCGCTTCGAGTGGAATCATGCAA ACCATGGGACGCGACAAGAGATTGGAGTATGCTTCATCATTCGAAAATTGCTATTTCTTTCGGCTTCTCTATTATGCAGGAACCCAGTATCCAATTATGGGTGCTCTCCG GTTTTCTTACCCGTATCGCTACGAACTGTACAAGAGGGTGGAAGATCCTTACGGGAAAGAGAAGTACGTAATATTGTCTACATTCCCCGAAAAGCCAAGTATTGATGAAGTGAACGATGCATTTGAAGGAAAGCCTAG AAATGAAAGCAAGAAAGCCGTAGGATTTTG GGGATTCTTGAGTGGTATATTTTGA